A genomic stretch from Solanum stenotomum isolate F172 chromosome 8, ASM1918654v1, whole genome shotgun sequence includes:
- the LOC125872546 gene encoding protein farnesyltransferase/geranylgeranyltransferase type-1 subunit alpha — protein sequence MQWVLQALGGWEEELAYCQQLLDDDIYNNSAWNQRYFVITRSPLLGGLVAMRELEVNYTVQTIRASPENESPWRYLRGLFKNDTQSLVQDSQVASVLLDVLTSQNSHVHALSFLLDLLCHGFEPSQELKSAVDVLTPQSCSPDLALTKKICSILEHADPMRVKYWNWRKSMVRVQSAQSQNADRLANLSMQG from the exons ATGCAGTGGGTCCTTCAAGCACTTGGCGGATGGGAAGAGGAGCTTGCATATTGTCAACAACTCCTTGATGATGATATTTACAACAATTCTGCTTGGAATCAG AGATACTTTGTCATAACACGATCACCTCTACTAGGGGGCCTAGTGGCAATGAGGGAATTGGAAGTGAATTACACAGTTCAAACCATCAGAGCTAGTCCAGAGAATGAAAGTCCTTGGAGGTATCTTCGCGGTCTTTTCAAGAATGATACACAATCTCTAGTTCAGGATTCTCAAGTAGCATCAGTACTTTTGGACGTCTTAACCTCCCAAAATAGTCACGTGCATGCTCTGAGCTTCTTGTTGGATCTTCTTTGTCATGGTTTTGAACCGAGCCAAGAATTGAAAAGTGCCGTAGATGTTCTTACTCCACAGTCATGCTCACCAGATTTAGCACTGACAAAGAAAATATGTTCCATCTTGGAACATGCTGATCCAATGAGAGTAAAATATTGGAATTGGCGCAAAAGCATGGTTCGGGTTCaatcagctcagagtcagaaTGCAGATAGGTTGGCTAATTTGAGTATGCAAGGATGA